One stretch of Neochlamydia sp. AcF84 DNA includes these proteins:
- a CDS encoding peptidase S10, whose product MYKIFLWALIGIISGTAHLPLFAEEKADKKEEELITSSLKETISETKHQITINNIAIPYKAIAGNILLRNDHSKPKATIFYIAYFKEEVLEPAKRPLIFCFNGGPGSSSIWLHVGVFGPRRVLLSDEGEGLFPYQVIDNPHSLLDVADLVFIDPISTGYSRVTSGEDAKQFHGVDEDIESLGEFIRQFITQYERWNSPKLLAGESYGTTRAAGLAGYLHDELNIYLNGMILISSVLNFQTLNDYNEGNDLPYPLYLPTYTATAWYHKKLGENLQRDLDKTLEMVKDFALTDYTSALMKGDSLSAHEHAKIVAQLADYTGLSPEFIKKANLRISPQRFSKELLRAHGLIVGRFDSRFKGEALNPCNDYPSYDPSFDAIAGTFTAAFNQYIRKELKIKNDQEYKILANIHSTWNYSKYTNQFLNMSAALRNVMTQNKALKVFVGSGYYDLATPFFATDYTFNHLRHASDLQSRASMHYYPAGHMMYVQKFSLIKMKEDISQWMKKL is encoded by the coding sequence ATGTATAAAATTTTTTTATGGGCACTGATTGGAATAATATCGGGCACGGCTCATCTTCCTCTTTTTGCAGAAGAAAAGGCAGATAAAAAAGAGGAAGAACTTATAACCTCTTCTCTTAAAGAAACAATTTCTGAAACTAAACATCAAATAACAATTAATAATATAGCAATCCCTTACAAAGCAATCGCTGGAAACATCCTGCTTAGGAATGATCACTCGAAGCCGAAAGCTACTATTTTTTATATTGCTTATTTTAAAGAAGAGGTTTTAGAACCAGCTAAACGTCCTCTTATTTTTTGTTTTAATGGAGGCCCAGGGTCTTCGTCTATATGGTTACATGTAGGTGTTTTTGGACCTCGCCGGGTCCTTCTAAGCGATGAAGGAGAGGGCCTTTTTCCTTATCAAGTGATTGATAATCCTCATTCTCTCTTAGATGTAGCGGATTTGGTATTTATCGATCCGATCTCTACAGGCTATAGCCGTGTGACCTCTGGAGAAGATGCCAAACAATTTCATGGAGTGGACGAAGATATTGAGTCACTGGGTGAGTTCATTCGTCAATTTATTACGCAATACGAAAGATGGAATTCTCCTAAGCTATTAGCAGGCGAAAGCTATGGAACGACGCGTGCAGCAGGATTAGCAGGTTATTTGCATGACGAGCTAAATATTTATCTAAATGGGATGATTCTTATCTCGTCTGTATTAAACTTTCAAACGCTCAATGATTATAATGAAGGGAATGATCTTCCTTACCCCCTTTATTTACCTACTTATACAGCTACTGCATGGTATCATAAAAAGCTAGGGGAAAACTTACAAAGAGACTTAGATAAAACATTGGAAATGGTTAAAGACTTTGCTTTAACAGATTATACCTCGGCTTTAATGAAAGGAGATAGTTTAAGTGCCCATGAGCATGCTAAGATTGTAGCTCAATTGGCTGATTATACAGGATTATCGCCTGAATTTATCAAAAAGGCTAATTTGCGGATTAGCCCGCAACGCTTTTCCAAAGAATTATTAAGAGCTCATGGTTTGATTGTAGGGCGTTTTGATTCTCGCTTTAAAGGAGAAGCCTTAAATCCATGTAACGATTATCCTAGCTATGATCCGAGCTTTGATGCAATTGCAGGAACTTTTACAGCTGCCTTCAATCAGTACATTAGAAAAGAGCTTAAGATAAAAAATGATCAAGAATATAAGATCTTAGCAAATATTCATTCTACTTGGAATTATAGTAAATATACCAATCAATTTTTAAATATGTCAGCTGCGTTGCGTAACGTAATGACCCAAAATAAAGCTTTAAAAGTATTTGTAGGAAGCGGCTACTATGACTTAGCTACCCCTTTTTTTGCTACTGACTATACTTTTAATCATCTACGGCATGCCTCAGACTTACAGAGTCGGGCCAGTATGCATTATTACCCGGCTGGGCATATGATGTATGTTCAAAAATTTTCTTTGATTAAAATGAAGGAGGATATAAGCCAATGGATGAAAAAACTATAG
- the pncA gene encoding bifunctional nicotinamidase/pyrazinamidase: MTALLIIDVQNDFFPQGALAVKEAEKILPNLNRIIRYPFEVIVATKDWHPLDHVSFASSHGKEVEEVINIGGLEQVLWPVHCVQNSVGAQFSAGWDDHRVQKVIYKGTDKRMDSYSAFFDNGRSKATELHKFLQSKGIKKVFLVGLATDYCVKYSALDALNLNYQVYVIIDACKPVNSLPAAEEKHLNEIRQAGGSLIYAKDVVKILALSSQQ, encoded by the coding sequence ATGACAGCTTTGCTGATTATCGATGTTCAGAACGATTTTTTTCCGCAAGGAGCTTTAGCTGTCAAAGAGGCTGAAAAAATTCTCCCTAATCTTAATAGAATTATACGCTATCCTTTTGAGGTAATTGTAGCTACAAAAGATTGGCATCCTCTCGATCATGTGAGCTTTGCCTCTTCTCATGGAAAAGAGGTAGAAGAGGTGATCAATATAGGTGGTTTAGAGCAAGTTTTATGGCCTGTACATTGTGTGCAAAATTCGGTAGGAGCGCAATTTTCTGCAGGCTGGGATGATCATCGAGTACAAAAAGTGATTTATAAGGGCACGGATAAAAGAATGGATAGCTATAGCGCTTTTTTTGATAATGGAAGAAGCAAAGCTACAGAATTACATAAATTTTTACAAAGCAAAGGAATTAAAAAAGTTTTTTTAGTAGGGTTGGCTACCGACTATTGTGTGAAATACTCTGCTCTTGATGCTTTAAATTTAAATTATCAAGTGTATGTAATTATTGATGCATGCAAACCTGTTAATTCATTGCCGGCAGCTGAAGAAAAACACTTAAATGAAATTCGGCAAGCGGGTGGCTCTCTTATTTATGCAAAAGATGTTGTTAAAATATTAGCTTTGAGCTCGCAGCAATAG
- a CDS encoding nicotinate phosphoribosyltransferase → MGLQPYNQSVGLFTDLYQLSMSYGYWKAGLEHKEAVFQLFFRRAPFQGGFTVTAGLEAAINFIENFHFDSSDLSYLASLENPEGAPAFPSDFLEYLSKMRFSCHLDAIPEGTLVFPYEPLLRIQGPLIQCQILESPLLNLINFPTLVATKAARMRVAAHNDPILEFGLRRAQGFDGSLTASRAAYIGGCDATSNVLAGKLFGIPVKGTHSHSWVMVFDDELEAFKALAQSMPANSLFLVDTYDSLEGVKKAIQVGQWLKSQGKTFHGIRLDSGDLAYLSHTSRKMLDEAGFSQAVIVASNELDETQISELKYQKAPIGVWGVGTQLVTSYDYPALDGVYKLSALRDPEGPWKYKLKLSEQMIKISNPGILQVRRFRNTSSSPIADMIYDINMPVSPEPCLINLKDSTEQIALKKGLQSEELLVPIFRQGKCVYQLPKLAKIRESTLQELEKFPKHSKLLKHPCPYLVGMEKSLYAYKSQVVNHIRHQICQDSLFTKKGIKEE, encoded by the coding sequence ATAGGTTTGCAACCGTATAATCAATCTGTTGGCTTATTCACAGATCTATATCAGCTATCTATGTCTTATGGATATTGGAAAGCTGGCCTGGAGCACAAAGAGGCCGTATTTCAACTGTTTTTTCGCCGTGCTCCATTTCAGGGGGGATTTACTGTTACAGCAGGGCTTGAAGCCGCCATAAATTTTATAGAAAATTTTCATTTTGATTCTAGCGATCTAAGCTATTTAGCAAGCTTAGAAAATCCTGAGGGAGCACCTGCTTTTCCAAGTGACTTTCTAGAATATTTATCTAAGATGAGGTTTTCTTGCCATTTAGATGCAATACCTGAAGGTACTCTTGTTTTTCCCTATGAGCCTTTATTGCGCATTCAAGGCCCCTTAATTCAATGTCAAATTTTAGAAAGTCCCTTACTAAATTTAATTAATTTTCCTACTTTAGTAGCAACTAAGGCCGCTCGAATGCGTGTTGCCGCGCATAATGACCCAATATTAGAATTTGGCTTAAGGCGAGCTCAAGGCTTCGATGGCAGTCTTACAGCTAGCCGAGCAGCTTATATAGGGGGATGCGATGCAACCTCAAATGTTTTAGCAGGAAAATTATTTGGCATACCGGTTAAGGGCACTCATTCGCATAGCTGGGTAATGGTATTTGATGATGAATTAGAAGCTTTTAAGGCTCTTGCCCAAAGTATGCCCGCTAATAGCCTCTTTCTTGTAGATACTTATGATAGCCTTGAAGGAGTAAAAAAAGCTATACAAGTAGGCCAGTGGCTAAAAAGCCAAGGTAAAACCTTCCATGGTATACGCCTAGATTCAGGAGATTTAGCTTATTTAAGTCATACGAGCCGAAAGATGTTAGATGAAGCCGGTTTTTCTCAGGCAGTCATTGTGGCAAGTAATGAATTAGATGAAACCCAAATTAGTGAACTTAAATATCAAAAGGCGCCAATAGGGGTATGGGGAGTAGGCACCCAATTAGTTACTTCTTACGATTACCCAGCGCTAGATGGTGTTTACAAGCTGTCGGCTTTGCGCGATCCTGAGGGGCCTTGGAAATATAAATTAAAATTATCCGAACAGATGATAAAAATTTCTAATCCTGGGATTTTGCAAGTGCGCCGTTTTCGCAATACTAGTTCTTCTCCTATTGCTGACATGATTTATGATATAAATATGCCCGTGAGCCCTGAACCTTGTCTTATTAACCTTAAGGATTCGACTGAACAAATTGCTCTAAAAAAAGGATTGCAAAGCGAAGAACTGCTAGTGCCTATTTTCCGCCAAGGAAAATGTGTATATCAATTGCCTAAGCTAGCGAAAATTCGTGAAAGCACTCTTCAAGAACTGGAAAAGTTTCCTAAACATTCTAAGCTTTTAAAACACCCTTGCCCTTACCTGGTGGGCATGGAGAAATCTTTATATGCATACAAAAGTCAAGTAGTTAATCACATACGCCACCAAATTTGTCAGGACTCTCTCTTTACTAAAAAAGGTATAAAAGAGGAATAA